From the genome of Candidatus Kaelpia aquatica, one region includes:
- a CDS encoding thioesterase family protein codes for MQDFSIKKRIYYHDTDCGGVVYYANYLKHLEEARTEFCIDRNIALRELQDDGIYFVVAKVEIDYKSPAKYGDIVNISAKVEYAKRSSLYFYQEIRKEDNLLIKANTLWVCVDKSFKPRTIPEDVKSLFTA; via the coding sequence ATGCAGGATTTTAGTATTAAGAAGCGTATCTATTATCATGACACTGATTGCGGCGGCGTTGTCTACTATGCTAACTACTTAAAACACCTAGAAGAGGCAAGAACAGAGTTTTGTATAGACAGAAATATAGCGCTTAGAGAGCTGCAGGATGACGGTATATATTTTGTTGTCGCAAAAGTTGAGATAGATTACAAGTCTCCTGCCAAGTATGGTGATATTGTTAACATATCAGCCAAGGTGGAGTATGCTAAGAGATCGTCACTATATTTTTATCAAGAGATTAGAAAAGAGGATAATCTTTTGATAAAAGCCAACACGCTTTGGGTCTGCGTTGATAAGAGTTTTAAGCCGCGCACTATACCCGAAGATGTAAAATCTTTATTTACTGCGTAG
- a CDS encoding PfkB family carbohydrate kinase, with the protein MSILVIGSVALDTIKTPFAKVDKILGGSAIYFSVSAINFTAVNIVAVVGEDFPKKHIEFLKNKSIDTQGLSIESGKTFHWEGEYGWDFSNPKTIVTDLNVFANFNPKIPRSYQNSKYLFLANIDPEIQLRALSQVKNPKLIACDTMNYWIENKKRALLKLLKRVDIFFINESESKELTNQKNLVKAAKEILSFGPKVVVIKKGEHGVLLFTKSHAFTAPAYLMESVFDPTGAGDTFAGGFIGYLAKTKRIDQTSLRRAAIYGTIMATFAVEDISLSKLGKISAIDIDKRIKGFKKLTDFAIKP; encoded by the coding sequence TGGCGGTTCTGCTATCTACTTCTCCGTAAGTGCAATAAACTTTACTGCTGTTAATATTGTTGCTGTTGTGGGAGAAGATTTCCCTAAAAAACATATAGAGTTTTTAAAAAATAAAAGTATTGATACTCAAGGATTGAGTATAGAGAGCGGAAAAACATTCCACTGGGAAGGTGAGTATGGCTGGGACTTTTCAAATCCAAAGACTATAGTAACTGATTTAAATGTATTTGCTAATTTTAATCCTAAAATACCCAGAAGCTATCAGAATAGCAAATATCTATTCCTAGCCAATATCGATCCTGAAATACAGCTAAGAGCCTTAAGTCAGGTCAAAAATCCAAAACTTATTGCCTGCGATACTATGAACTACTGGATTGAAAATAAAAAGAGAGCGCTGCTCAAACTTCTAAAGAGAGTAGATATTTTTTTTATAAACGAATCGGAGTCAAAGGAACTCACCAATCAAAAGAATCTTGTTAAAGCTGCTAAAGAGATACTGAGTTTTGGGCCCAAAGTTGTTGTTATTAAAAAAGGTGAGCACGGAGTCCTATTGTTCACAAAAAGCCATGCCTTTACAGCCCCAGCATATCTTATGGAGTCTGTATTTGATCCGACAGGCGCAGGAGACACATTTGCTGGAGGATTCATTGGCTACTTAGCTAAAACAAAAAGGATAGATCAAACCAGCTTAAGAAGAGCAGCCATCTATGGGACCATAATGGCAACATTTGCTGTTGAAGATATTAGCCTGTCCAAGCTTGGAAAGATATCAGCTATCGACATAGATAAAAGAATAAAAGGATTTAAAAAACTTACCGACTTTGCAATAAAGCCCTAA
- a CDS encoding LysE family transporter, with product MNYLSIFLISFVIALSGALAPGPLLTTVIAKSARHGFKAGPLIILGHAVLEVLMIILIALGLSNLINQPYVIKIISIFGAAILFLFGINMLKSIKNISLKLEAEKSKNSNLALLGITMSIASPYWSIWWLTIGLGLVLGAGKLGFTGIGVFFAGHIIADLIWYSIVSLTISKSKRFISDKTYKIIIFICGLILIGFGIYFSITIFR from the coding sequence ATGAACTATCTATCAATATTCTTAATATCTTTTGTTATAGCTTTATCTGGAGCTCTTGCCCCGGGACCTCTCCTTACAACCGTTATTGCAAAAAGTGCTCGTCATGGATTTAAAGCAGGACCGCTAATAATCTTAGGGCATGCTGTCTTAGAAGTCCTGATGATTATATTAATAGCACTTGGACTTTCAAATTTAATAAACCAGCCTTATGTAATAAAAATTATATCTATATTCGGAGCAGCTATACTCTTTCTATTTGGAATTAATATGCTTAAATCCATTAAAAATATCTCCCTAAAACTAGAGGCAGAAAAAAGTAAAAATAGCAACTTAGCCCTCTTAGGAATAACTATGAGCATCGCTAGCCCCTATTGGAGCATCTGGTGGCTAACCATAGGATTAGGGCTTGTCTTAGGAGCAGGAAAATTAGGCTTTACTGGGATTGGAGTATTTTTTGCAGGTCATATTATTGCCGATCTTATCTGGTACAGCATTGTCTCTCTAACAATAAGCAAGAGTAAGAGATTTATATCAGATAAAACATATAAGATAATAATATTTATCTGCGGATTGATCCTAATAGGATTTGGGATTTACTTCTCTATAACTATCTTCCGCTAA
- a CDS encoding mechanosensitive ion channel family protein, with translation MLGEILNRAYLGNSVLDYVIALVILIIGVITIRVFKAVVMHRLENLAQKTKTTFDDFLILVIGKVALPLLYIVFLYFALAALNLAVQVQGAVNKVFLAIVMFSIARFVNLLVVYGFTNYLKKHGQDIALEKSLNTTLRIAKFLVWAFAAIFFMDNLGFKISAVIAGLGVGGIAIGLAAQAVLKDLFSYFSIIFDRPFEVGDFIIVGDLLGTVEYIGAKTTRLRSLGGEQLIFSNTDLTDSRIKNYKRMEQRRVLFQFGIIYQTPYDKLQQIPDIVKNIVASVEDTIFDRTHFSSYGDSNLVFEVVYYVVGSDYNKYMDIQQEINLALFKEFEIKGIEFAYPTQTLYINKSNTD, from the coding sequence GTGCTAGGAGAAATATTAAATAGAGCGTATTTAGGCAACAGTGTTTTAGATTACGTAATAGCATTAGTAATACTTATAATCGGAGTAATAACTATAAGAGTTTTTAAAGCTGTTGTTATGCACCGCCTTGAAAATCTTGCTCAGAAGACTAAGACAACATTTGATGATTTTTTAATTTTAGTAATAGGAAAAGTAGCTCTACCTCTCCTCTATATAGTTTTTCTCTACTTTGCTTTAGCTGCTCTTAATTTAGCAGTTCAGGTGCAGGGAGCAGTAAATAAGGTATTTTTAGCAATTGTGATGTTTTCAATTGCAAGGTTCGTCAACCTCTTGGTTGTTTATGGTTTCACAAATTATCTTAAAAAACATGGTCAGGATATAGCATTAGAGAAGAGTCTTAATACAACCTTAAGGATTGCCAAGTTTCTTGTTTGGGCCTTTGCAGCCATATTTTTTATGGATAATCTTGGGTTTAAGATCTCAGCTGTTATTGCAGGCTTAGGTGTCGGCGGTATAGCTATAGGTCTTGCAGCTCAGGCTGTCTTGAAAGATCTCTTCAGTTATTTCTCTATTATATTTGATAGGCCTTTTGAGGTGGGCGATTTTATAATAGTTGGTGATCTCTTGGGTACTGTTGAGTATATTGGCGCAAAGACTACCAGACTAAGGAGTCTTGGGGGAGAGCAGCTGATATTCTCAAATACCGACTTAACAGATTCAAGAATAAAGAATTATAAGAGGATGGAGCAGAGAAGGGTTCTCTTTCAGTTTGGAATAATATATCAGACGCCTTATGATAAGCTGCAGCAGATCCCCGATATTGTAAAGAATATTGTAGCGAGCGTAGAGGATACTATATTCGACAGGACGCATTTTTCCTCCTATGGCGACTCCAATCTTGTCTTTGAAGTTGTCTATTATGTTGTAGGAAGTGACTACAATAAGTATATGGATATACAGCAGGAGATAAATCTGGCTCTATTTAAAGAGTTTGAGATTAAAGGGATAGAGTTTGCCTATCCTACACAGACACTCTATATCAATAAGTCTAACACTGATTAA
- a CDS encoding ATP-binding protein → MNLKEITMDDLNVESFIKEKMEDLKSVIGDGIAINALSGGVDSSAVTMLAHRALGDKLKTCFIDSGLMRQGEPEYIVNLFNNMGVKVELVDAGDDFFGALSGLEDPEEKREAITQTFYKTVFGRIVKESGAKFLLHGTNYTDVEETIAGVKRQHNILEQLGVDPQKAFGYKVLEPLVALRKEAVREVGKELGLPQEIYTRPPFPGPALAARVIGEVTPSRVSVVRAATVIVEEELKDSGAFQYLAILHKDRVTGMRDGKRDFGLQIEVRCWDSRDATVGTPTDLSFDILRRLGDRISKEVSGVVSVTYNITSKPPSTIEAI, encoded by the coding sequence ATGAATCTTAAAGAGATTACAATGGATGATTTAAATGTTGAAAGTTTTATTAAAGAAAAGATGGAGGATCTTAAGAGTGTGATAGGAGATGGCATAGCTATAAATGCATTGTCTGGCGGTGTTGACTCATCAGCAGTTACCATGCTTGCTCATCGTGCTTTAGGGGATAAGCTAAAGACATGCTTTATTGATTCAGGTCTTATGCGTCAGGGAGAGCCAGAATATATTGTTAATCTTTTTAATAATATGGGGGTTAAGGTTGAGCTCGTAGACGCAGGGGATGATTTCTTTGGTGCACTCTCAGGGCTAGAGGATCCTGAAGAGAAGCGCGAAGCTATTACCCAGACTTTCTATAAGACTGTTTTTGGTAGAATAGTTAAGGAGAGTGGAGCAAAGTTTTTGCTTCATGGAACAAATTATACCGATGTTGAAGAGACAATAGCAGGAGTCAAAAGACAGCATAATATTTTAGAGCAGCTTGGCGTAGACCCCCAGAAGGCTTTTGGCTATAAGGTGTTGGAGCCTTTGGTTGCACTTAGAAAAGAGGCGGTAAGAGAGGTTGGTAAAGAGCTAGGGCTGCCTCAAGAAATATATACTAGGCCTCCTTTCCCAGGTCCTGCTCTTGCAGCGCGAGTTATCGGTGAAGTTACACCTAGCCGTGTTAGCGTGGTTAGAGCTGCTACGGTTATAGTGGAAGAGGAGTTAAAAGATTCAGGTGCGTTTCAATACCTTGCTATTTTGCATAAAGATAGAGTTACCGGTATGAGGGATGGTAAGAGGGACTTTGGTCTTCAGATTGAAGTTAGATGTTGGGATAGTCGCGATGCAACAGTCGGGACTCCTACAGACCTTTCCTTTGATATCTTAAGGAGATTGGGAGATAGGATATCAAAAGAGGTTTCGGGTGTCGTAAGTGTTACTTACAACATTACTTCTAAACCACCGTCAACGATAGAGGCTATATAA
- a CDS encoding carbohydrate binding domain-containing protein gives MAKRLMVLAFLCIFCISCGKAPSGEREAVTEEFAAEPLEALMIKDIKPIIATYGEPIIIADFNSGEKPNNIEGDFGAWDRDPKDMTQHAEDNFIATIKRGDEGYSIQIYYDVDSPNPAYNGFWMDLTGLDASNNSALSFWIKGDKMRGYTTTFKVELENEKGEVGKYYVSSVSDDWKEVIIPLKSFGGLNDLSSLSELTLVFEDMTATKKEGAIYIEDISIK, from the coding sequence ATGGCAAAGAGACTTATGGTCTTAGCTTTTCTATGCATCTTTTGCATTAGCTGCGGAAAAGCACCGTCGGGAGAAAGAGAGGCAGTAACAGAGGAGTTTGCAGCTGAACCCCTAGAAGCGTTGATGATAAAGGATATCAAACCTATTATTGCAACCTATGGAGAGCCAATAATCATCGCAGACTTTAATTCTGGAGAAAAACCCAACAATATCGAAGGAGATTTTGGAGCCTGGGATAGAGACCCAAAGGATATGACTCAACATGCAGAGGATAACTTCATAGCTACTATAAAACGGGGTGATGAAGGCTATTCAATCCAGATATATTATGATGTCGACTCACCTAACCCTGCTTACAACGGCTTCTGGATGGATTTGACAGGCCTTGATGCTTCAAACAATTCTGCCTTAAGCTTTTGGATAAAAGGCGATAAGATGAGGGGTTATACTACAACTTTTAAAGTCGAACTTGAAAATGAGAAAGGAGAGGTCGGAAAGTACTACGTAAGCAGCGTAAGCGATGACTGGAAAGAGGTAATCATACCTCTTAAGAGCTTTGGCGGCCTTAATGATCTATCCAGCTTAAGTGAACTTACTTTAGTATTTGAAGATATGACTGCAACTAAAAAGGAAGGCGCTATCTACATAGAGGATATTTCTATAAAGTAA